One segment of Lytechinus variegatus isolate NC3 chromosome 13, Lvar_3.0, whole genome shotgun sequence DNA contains the following:
- the LOC121426571 gene encoding trissin receptor-like codes for MNSTGESTSHELDVTSVTIYALLGSLGILGNGLVLVVMTTVKELRTTTNSFIVNQSIIDLVTSILLFLMFIAPPLPLPESEPVAKLICAVWNSKYIFWGMSIASTFNLILLTLERYFAVVFPVVYHVHFSNRRVPFLAALPWLVGLVFQIYWAVANQYSDGQCIIKHTSRQSQIVVGILVFLLVYVIPMVIMAFAYISIANALRQRVDRSVAASKRVQLALTAKDTLKPRQVNHRERARINVIKTLITVSVTFAICWAPNHIMYLCFNLSKGITWITGPVYDFTVYLAFFNMCINPFIYTFKYRRFREGLKTLFRLVRGSESSSSITTVQMSNDVIRI; via the coding sequence ATGAATTCCACGGGGGAAAGTACCTCCCATGAATTGGACGTGACGTCAGTGACCATCTACGCCCTTCTTGGATCTTTGGGAATCCTTGGAAATGGTCTCGTTCTCGTTGTCATGACCACCGTCAAAGAGCTACGGACGACCACCAACAGCTTCATCGTCAACCAATCCATCATCGATTTGGTGACGTCAATCCTTCTCTTTCTGATGTTCATCGCCCCTCCCCTTCCTCTACCGGAAAGCGAACCCGTTGCCAAGCTCATCTGCGCCGTCTGGAACTCCAAGTACATATTTTGGGGAATGTCTATCGCCTCGACGTTCAATTTGATTCTCCTGACGTTGGAGCGGTACTTTGCGGTTGTGTTTCCGGTCGTGTACCACGTCCATTTCAGCAACCGTCGCGTTCCGTTTCTGGCCGCTCTACCTTGGTTGGTCGGTCTGGTGTTTCAGATCTATTGGGCTGTCGCGAATCAGTATTCTGATGGCCAATGCATCATTAAGCATACCAGTCGCCAGTCGCAGATTGTTGTTGGTATCCTAGTGTTCCTTCTAGTATATGTTATCCCGATGGTCATCATGGCTTTTGCCTATATCAGTATCGCAAATGCACTTCGTCAACGGGTTGACAGAAGTGTCGCTGCTTCGAAAAGGGTACAACTAGCCCTGACGGCAAAAGACACACTGAAACCCCGTCAAGTCAACCATCGTGAAAGAGCAAGGATAAACGTCATCAAGACACTAATCACGGTTAGCGTGACCTTCGCGATCTGTTGGGCACCTAACCATATCATGTACCTGTGCTTCAACCTGAGTAAAGGAATTACCTGGATCACCGGTCCTGTGTACGATTTCACGGTGTATCTTGCTTTCTTTAACATGTGTATCAATCCTTTCATTTACACCTTCAAGTATCGGCGCTTCAGGGAAGGACTGAAGACACTCTTCAGGTTGGTGCGAGGATCTGAATCTTCGTCATCGATTACTACCGTACAGATGAGTAATGACGTAATACGGATCTGA
- the LOC121426570 gene encoding toll-like receptor Tollo — MTFQCNLTPLGCRTTLPEGNATCQCEPPTIAVTSPDVPAEFQLITCQLTQDLIQETNPDSFFFPRSRQVHIDCTWNNSLGYHNFLKSVAKESGDIANEIDTVGYTNCFMPFTITAATYIMLPRLQKLSFHDESVDISSNSFLPLERLELLSLTHLHLKYLHSEVFRGLTHLRVLSLWDNDLRELPDGIFHDLQDLQSLSIANNSLVHISRDLLMPLEFLNILYLNGNNISFIHKDAFRPLRSLEEVNLSYNNLDETFLLSFIETRKLSLSHNSLTRVTEDTFAGVREYTGSLDLSYNLITSIAETIFLDTPNLTQVYLHGNLLTVIPSFHSLPKSLEIMSLQHNPLVCSCNLISYQGLTRYTPGVDGNATCKQKGNAFVTLGQVNSSYCRKGGINPIHTVLISLGTVTGVIAVVFMCFVIYKKNETLIKLMLLEYFPEDMSDEDANKPFDVFISYSQLDDEYVLRYLVPLLENEEEASYSICLHHRHFIPGDAIANNIVSAVAQSRRVILVLSKNFLESDWCMYEFRMAHLQALQDRRNTLLIITLGDICEDNLDPDLKAHLRTTTYLESSDSKFKHKLFLALKRRRSKRVTSNNQMGLIDLEGL, encoded by the coding sequence atgacattCCAATGCAACCTTACCCCCCTTGGCTGCCGGACTACTTTACCCGAAGGAAATGCCACCTGCCAATGTGAACCCCCGACCATTGCAGTCACATCTCCCGATGTTCCTGCAGAATTTCAACTCATTACTTGCCAACTGACACAGGATTTGATACAGGAAACGAATCCAgattcattcttttttccacGATCCAGGCAGGTGCACATCGACTGCACATGGAACAACTCTCTCGGCTATCACAACTTCCTGAAGAGTGTGGCAAAGGAAAGTGGTGATATCGCGAATGAAATTGATACAGTCGGTTATACCAATTGCTTTATGCCATTTACCATCACTGCCGCCACGTACATAATGCTACCTCGTCTGCAGAAATTGAGCTTCCATGACGAGAGTGTAGATATCAGTTCTAATTCTTTTTTGCCCCTCGAGAGACTTGAGCTCCTATCACTGACCCACCTTCATTTAAAGTATCTGCACTCCGAAGTCTTCAGAGGTCTGACCCACCTCCGGGTACTCTCCCTTTGGGACAATGACCTAAGAGAACTCCCCGATGGGATCTTTCATGATCTTCAGGATTTGCAGAGCTTGTCAATAGCGAACAATAGCCTTGTACACATTTCCCGTGATCTGTTAATGCCACTTGAATTCTTAAACATTTTGTACCTGAATGGCAATAATATATCTTTTATACATAAAGATGCATTCAGGCCGCTCAGGTCTCTGGAAGAAGTGAATCTGTCGTACAATAATCTCGATGAGACGTTCCTGCTAAGCTTCATCGAGACTCGGAAGCTTTCACTTTCACACAATTCACTAACTAGAGTTACAGAGGATACTTTCGCAGGTGTCCGGGAATACACTGGCTCATTAGACTTGTCATATAACCTGATAACGTCCATTGCCGAAACAATCTTTCTGGATACGCCAAATTTAACCCAGGTTTACCTTCACGGGAATCTTCTAACCGTTATTCCTTCCTTCCATTCTCTTCCCAAAAGCCTCGAAATAATGAGCCTCCAGCATAACCCACTTGTTTGTAGCTGTAACTTGATTTCATATCAGGGGTTGACTAGGTACACTCCTGGGGTTGACGGTAACGCTACATGTAAGCAGAAGGGTAACGCATTCGTGACATTAGGACAGGTCAACTCATCTTACTGCAGGAAAGGCGGAATAAATCCAATCCACACCGTTCTCATATCACTTGGAACTGTAACTGGTGTGATCGCAGTGGTGTTCATGTGTTTTGTAATCTACAAAAAGAACGAAACACTGATCAAGCTCATGTTACTAGAATACTTTCCCGAAGACATGTCGGATGAGGATGCAAATAAACCCTTCGATGTATTCATATCTTACAGCCAACTTGACGATGAATATGTGCTTCGTTACTTGGTGCCTCTATTGGAGAACGAAGAAGAGGCTTCCTATTCGATCTGCCTCCACCATCGTCATTTCATCCCAGGAGACGCAATCGCAAACAATATTGTCAGCGCCGTGGCACAAAGTCGTCGTGTCATCTTGGTACTGTCCAAAAACTTCCTTGAGAGTGATTGGTGCATGTACGAGTTCCGCATGGCTCATCTTCAAGCGTTGCAGGATCGTCGTAACACGTTGCTCATCATCACTCTGGGAGATATCTGCGAAGACAACCTTGATCCGGACCTGAAGGCACACTTAAGAACTACAACGTATCTCGAGTCATCTGATTCAaaattcaaacacaaactcTTCTTAGCTCTTAAACGGAGGCGCTCAAAGCGAGTAACATCAAACAACCAAATGGGACTAATTGATCTAGAAGGTTTATGA